gaaagGAGATCCTTGCCTCTTGGCATGAATGTCTATATACACTTTTATTCGATCCCAATTATGTGCCATTTTCCACCCTTACTTTCTTGATAATTACACTTCTATTTCAATACGATCAAGATTGTTTTTGTTCTAATCAATTCAATCTGGACAACCAATATATAATCATAAGAGTATTTTCTTGATGTCCTTGAGCTTTAGTAAACTCCTATGATTTTGATCGAGACTTTAACATGAAAACAGACCACAACGCGTGTGCATTTTCTTCTGTCAAATTAAAGTGATCTCTGTCTACTACAACTACGTAGACAGAGAAAAATACATGTACTTAAGTGGGCTTCCCTGAAATGGATCAGGATCAGGAGGGAGGTCCATTTCAAAACAACGAAGTTTGGGTCCCTTTTAAGGTTCACTTCTGGTGAGGGTGGCGGCACCAACACTTGCAAAATCTCTTTCACAACTATACAGTATATTGTTTTTTCCCTTTCCAATACTTATCTCTTTGTTTTGGGAAATTGTTATTGCTGTAAGATTTAAATGGGATGGTTCAACCACCAAACAGACCAAATATAAACAGTAAATATATCACCATCAAATAACAAACAATGATTTACACATATATCTTCTTGTGAAGTGAACGTGAAGAAATGAATTCCCTCCCACCTAGCTCCAATAACACCCTTAGTTCCTTCCTAAAAATGATTATCATGACATTCTTTAGTAGGTAATCCTAGAATTATCCCACCAATTTGTAACAAACAACCTCTTCCTTCGTCGTCTCATATATAAACCCAAATTGGACAAACCAAAATGTGACAAGACAAAATTTCGTCGTCATCTTCATTAATGCAGTTAAGGTGGAGTTTTTAGCTAGTCTCCTTTTGATCATTATTACTGCACAAATATAATAGAGAGAGGAAACTGAGTTATTTTTCTTGCATAGTGACAACTGGAAAATGGAAAGGGAAGAAGGAGTGGTGGTGCGGGGACGTGTGGAGATTGACACGCGGCAGCCTTTTCGGTCGGTGAAGGAAGCAGTCATGTTGTTTGGGGAAAAGGTGTTGGCCGGAGAAATTCATGCCAGGCAGCTTAAAGAggttttttatcttttttctaagagcccgtttggcttagcttatgagccgttttcagtttttttgagtgtttagctgaccagcttataagtcattttgtgcttaaaataagcctaaaaaaataattgaactcgtttggtttagcttatctaaaatatcttataagttaaaaataacttataagccaaaaaaaataagttggttatctcaattttttttttgggcttataagctgctttttttaagcccatccaaataggctcaTATCTGGAGCTCTAGGATAAgtttatgagcctgtttggatgggcttaaaaaaaactacttataagctgctttagataagctaaggaaaacgggctcaattattttttggggcttattttaagcacaaaatggcttataagctgatcagccaaacactcaaaaaaactgaaaacagctcataagcaacttataagcggatccaaacgggctctatatacaGTATATTATTGAGATATCTCACCTTTTCATGATTCACGAACTGTCCATCTGCTATGGACTTTCAGTATGATGTTTTAACTTCCAAGTATGATGTTTTAACTTCCAAGTATTTCGAGGCCTTAGTTACCTACAGACTtcacacttttttattttttataactttCTTTGGTATTACTCTCCGTTCCATTACGCGATATGCTATTTTTTTAGTCCTCTTAAAAAGATTTGTCACATTTATATATtactaaaaaataatttatttttatcatcGAATCCTCATTTTACCTTTAGTGACATCACttgcactacaagaaagtatagaaatgataacaaaaaatttaatatttggtaacaacttagttttattattggcaaagaacttttttgttgccaaagaattcaATTTTGTtcccatagtattgattattattgcaaaaaatacttttggcaacaaaaaaagagttgttgcaataacagccgttgggaaaaatctatgcaacaaaaaaaaattgttgccaaaagtactttttgtaacaataatcaatctatgacaacaaaaataattttgttaccacatatattttttcttgtagtgttgtTAGAACTCACTTATATAACAGGTTcaccttttttcatttttttttaaaagaagatCAATCATATGAAAGAACGCGTGAAACTttcaatcatacatatatatttcattttattGCATGTTAATAGTAAAGGTAATATAATTTTGATATAACATTGCTTATGTGTTagttcggaaacagccgtcctaccttggtaggagtaaggtctgcgtacactctaccctccccagaccccacgatgtgggatttcactgggttgttgttatgCTTATTGCTTATGTGTTAGTAAAAGTCTTCCGTTGCATCTTAAATTTTTTGTCTGGTCAAACACTCTACACAATTAAATTGGAATGAATGGAGTAAAACTGAACTCGAGTATTAACACTATAGGCACTAAAATATATTGTAACTGTATTTTGCATAGAATTTTGTGGCACATTTCTGGCCGCATGACAAGCAAACTTTCTGCTCTTTGCATTTTAGCAGTATATTAAATTATATACCATAGTAGTACTCCGTAATTAAGGTGGTGTTGTGCTTGGTTCATCAGCATTCAGTGCAGACCAAGGCAAGTGATCGACAAAAGCAGCATAAATTTGGGGCACCAAGAGTTGAGCTTGAAGAGACAAAGCAAAGTCTCCAGAAAGCTAAAGAAGAAGGAGATTTCATGGCCCATTGCCTTCAATCTCTTAGAGAAGAGTTGGAACTAACAAGAAGAGAGATACAGCAGTTGAAGACAAGAGAAGTACCCCAGCAGAAAGTACCGTTAGCGGATCCTGATGAGATTGAAGAGCTAAAATTCATTGAGCAACCATCATCGAAAGTTGAAGTCAAAACACAAACCggggaagatgatgatgatgagatcgAGTTCGAGAAGAAGAGGTCAGTCAAGTTTGCTAGTCCTCCACTGCTTACTAAGGTCATTGACAACAAGGAAGACGTTAAGAAAGAATATGAGACGAGTCCTTCACAGCTCAagaagaaattgaagaggaagcCGTTAATCCCTTTAATTGGTGCATTGTTCTCCAAGAAGAAGGGAAATCAGGAAAATTAATCTTAACTTGTTTCCCTAAACATGTGTTGCGGTGATAGGAAACTAGCTATGTTACTCTACCAGTAAAATTCAGCTTCTGGCCTTGTTTTGAATAAGAAAATGATAGAGGTCTTAAATAAAAGATCCGTACCATTTTATTTCTAAGCTGTTAGTCTGTTACTCAATGGTGTTTCCTCTTTATTAGTCAATCTTTTTGATTTATTCGTTCAATTTAGAAGCGATCAACAAGAAGTTGACTAATTTCTATATATAGTACTAAGTACCTATAGTATCTTCATGACTTTATATAAGTGAGAAGCTGGTGCACAGGATTCCAAGGAATCATATGATCTTGTTCATTCTTTTGGTTTTTGGGTTCATAGATTTAATTTGCAAAAATAATTCTCTTCAACTTCTCCATCATCAGATACACGAGACTAAAGGGCAAGGAGCATCATATGTAGAATTAACTTACTCTTGTTGACTGCAAAGTTGACCAGACATCTTATACTATATCAATCGAGACTCTAAAAAGATAACGGGCTTTTTTTTGGGCAGTCAATCTGAGAAGCCCCTAAAGTGCTCTTAAATgaggcaatttgcacgatttttTGGGGAtggttttaatttttgtccctcaaattgcttgtcacgccccgaaccatggcctgtgcgtaacacggcactcgggccttgcttgcatgtgtccgagcgaacctcatggcttgcttgtcaacatgggcatcaaacaatataatctatataatgcaatttaaatgaatcatgaaaatgtaatttgcggaataaagtcttgaatttatctcatagcataaaatatcatgaaaacataatagtctgcaaacatgaaagcaccaCTGACTCTGAGagctaacatctgtctatgaaacctctaaaacatgtctaaataCTAACTATCAGGACATGGCCCTAGACTACCATAAATTGAATACTAATGCAGATTCCATGTTGAACcacgagaggagtggggctcaccaatggGCTGATACTGAaatgatcctactgcgcagacgtatgctcctgaaaaccggtatttgtaccgtgaagtgcaggccccgggcaaaagggacgttagtacatggtgaatagtactagtatgtaaaacctgctgaaatgaagaacatggcacaacataggtataggacatgaactgaaactgagtgtaacttgaacatgagcatgaaacatgaataaagtctgaaaacagtaaatcaatggaaatacatgtatgtaaaactacttgtaacgtggggaacgctatagtataacctacaacatgatctggtacttgcgtcctaccaggagaacactcacaccttgccagggatatgagatttacgTGATAATaatcatgtaaggatccaaactgcataatgaaggtgttgcctccttgctgacaactcttatcctacggtggcaacgtagtttcaggctatctgagccttctcggttaactaagcaattcccaaaaacatgaacatgatatagttggctaagaagctcatgattttcgtgaaataacttgtaatcatgatttcatgaaataacttgtaatatggtttcatgtgataacttgtcatagtcttgcaaacatgttcttgattcatgagtaataacaatagttcataattacatgtatatacataattgacttgaaaacatgcttgtaacttgctacataaaatcataaagtttcatataaacataatgagaacacatgaggaagaattcatgattcatggattaagctagggttcctaataaccgtaatggaaatttaggaatacaataacgaatatagatacaaaattcatgtacataaatacgggctaccaatatgttgggtttaattccctagggtttgaacttcatggatatcaagaatacggagcatggggaagaacgtagagattcccacatgtggatggaagttctacataccttaattgctccaaaacttgaattagagacttgagttttgaagaagatttcctaagtcttgattcttgaaccttgggaTGGGTTTTTTTGAAAACCctaaattaggaacaataatttcttgcttagattacaaggatatatatgtatattagaattgacttggaatgattagaagggtttacttaagttagaaagagattagggacttgaattcaacttagaatcatgataaaacttaccttgtagggttcttgaggcttaggacttgttcttcctgactttaggataatttttcgtgactaggggtgttagcgaaataaaccccaagcttaaatataacttaaaacgcgaaatctcgacttttgacccgaacccGACCTGTTATGTgatgggtccgcgatgcggggccatcgcgcgACATTCTGCAGGTCTATACTCAGATTTGagcgatcggcccgcgatgcggggccatcgcacgcgcccccacgcgcctgaaaAAGCAACGTGTGTCCGTTCTGCACAGTATTCGGTAAAAtagacataacttcttgtacacagctctgtttgggctccacaatataccgttggaaatatatttcaaagggatacaatttttatgttttaagtgttgacacccaattttgtcccgcctctcctccgaaatacctatttatgcttctaatatttttggaaaagtaaaaaaaaaaaaaatatatatatatatatatacattttactataattattagccttttatcaataccagcgtttcattattctattacagttacgaaccattattattattattattattattattattattattattattattattattattattattattattattcacaattttttatcatttcggaaTTTTactagcttacgcacacgcatcgcatttatctttgcataattaaataatagtgtttatttactgtggattttcgaaatattattgcacggctattacaacgccatttttatctgagcaccaataattgcatattttatattaagtaatattttaacacaagtttatttaaataggtcttttatttaaatgtagtagcccaatcaactcatgctactttcggaccaattcataaatcgGTCCACAACAGTTCGCCCCATAAAAGGGGGCTGGAAGTCAGTTGAAAAAGGGATCGAAAAATCAGGGAAggaacccccaaaaaaaaaaatcaactcgaataaagaaaaaaaaaacccaaagaAACTGAGATCTTTTTCGTTCTGTCGCCAAAATCCCCTAAGCAAAATATCAATTCTTATTCAGTCTTTTATTTCTGGGAATTGaattttgaagtgttcgagggtaaatcgaagacccgcacccacttcgctgcatccAAAGAAGGTAATTTTTTTCTTTCGGTGGCTTCTGTGCTATCTAAGTGTTAATTATATGTTTAATTTGAGTACTCAACATGTTCTAGATTTTAGCAAATATGGTTTGGTTGGTTTGACAATACCGTTGTCACATGTGTTTTGGCCTTAAAACTTCTCTATTGTATTAATCTAAAATATGAAGTCATGTAGGTTTGGGATTCTAAGTTTCAGAGTAAGTTTGTTTGATTTAGGGGGATAATGGGTATGAACTGGATACAATTGTTTGGGCTAGCTTTAAGCCACATTGTTTCTCCTAAGATGTACTCTGTTTAAGACGTATGAGAAGTAAATGTAGTGTCAAACTCCCGTTCATTTTTTCGTGTATTAGAAGTCAATTTATTTTGTGGCATAATCAAGAAAGATAAATGGATGCATTATTCTGCCTGCTAATGTATAAACTGTGTAGATTGCGAAAACGAATATGCCTTAGTAGAAAAGAGACCTGTTTGTTGTCGTGTAGTGATCTCCAATCCCTCTTCTTTCAGTTTCAGCCCTTTAATTCTCATGTGTATGTATTGAGTAATTAGTGCATGCTGGTAAATGTTTAGCATGTTTATAACTTAATCACTCAGTATGAAGATAATTCAGTCACAAACATGCGATGTTGTTTCTGTTTAAGGTCGTGTGCTGTCTGGTATAATCGATAGTCTCACTTAGCATAGGTTTATTTTATTGGTTTGAGATAATATAAGTCAGTTATGAACCCATTGTTTCCGGTCTAAGTGTCTCTCTTATGGCGTATTTGCTGCTAGTTTAATTTGTACTGATCATTCGCTTAATCTGAATCAATAATTTTGGTCTGTAGCTTATGATGTGTAGCTTATGATGTGATCAGCTGCCTGGTTTAGTTGTGTAGGGAAGAGATAATGTTTGTATGAGTGTGTTTCCTTGTTCTCAAATCCCCAACTGTAAATTCCTTCTTGGCTTCAATTCTGTTCTATGAAATGTGGGGATCAAATTAGTTTGGATGAGTCTCAACATCACATGTTTAAGGTTGGGTTTAAAAATGTGAAGTCATAGTCAAACTCGCTGGTTGTTTTGATTCTGTTCATGAGCAGTTATTAGTCTATTTGATTTCGTATTTGTCTAGGCCTTTTTATCTGGTTGTTGTGTGTATAAAACATGGAATCGATCCCTTTCCTGCTCAGTTCTGAGTTCCTTTTGATGGCTACACAAATTTTCTTTTCGATTGAATATGTTTTCCCTTTTCTTATACTTTTCCCTACAGTTTAgttaagattaaaaaaaatatatttagacTTCAAATAAAGACAGATGAATGGCTGGAATTTGTTGAATATGTGTCTTTAGCTCATTATGGGCATAAGTGGCGTGTATGGTCATGTCAAACTTATTCTGCCTCTCCATCTTGTTCCGGCATGAGTGATGTAATATCTTGGCGCGATTCTGAAGCAGCATGTGTTTAAATCCATTAATAGCCTATTAAATTATAAATCTCCGTGTAAATTAAGTTTGATATGAAGTTGTCATTTGTTTCTGCTTCAACATAAATAGGAATACACATGAGTCCAGTTGGCTGTCTTCTTTCTATTTGTCCTTTAGAACTGATTTATGAAAATATCTGGTTCTGTGGTATAATCAATGTACTTTTCAGTCACGCGTTTAGCTTATTAAGTATGACTTGAATTCGGGTTCAGCTAAGCTTCTTGTAGGATTTTCAGATTTCTTCTCCTCTTTCCAAAATTAGATTTGCTCATTTTTCTTTGATTCAAACTGCTTCTTTAGAATGAGTCTCTCTCAAGTTGCCTGGACATGAAAGGCTTATGTATCCTTTAGCTATGTCCCTTTGAAATAAATAAGCTAACCTAGAATTTTTCTTTAAGAATCCTTTTACTGGATACGTTGCCTACTAAGTAGTTTGGATCAGATTTTTTCCTGCCTTAGTGTTTTAAATGCCAGTTTAGGCTTGTGTTTCTTTACCATAATTTGAGGTTAACATGTAGGAATGCACTAGCACCTTTCCACACTTATTTAAGGAAATCATCAACATGTGCAAAAAATGTGTTCTGAGTTTGCCtctttcaatataatgtgaccTTTGGTTTTTGTTGAAATCATATACtaattctctctttttttttttttatgcatgaccaccgcgtaTGAATTCTCGGATTCGTTCTTCTCTTGCATTcgttgttgggctaaaagcccaacgcaatcCTTTTgagtcatttttattaattctgcCGCGGCAAAGAAAGAGAACAAGTTttctgggctaaagcccaataAGCAGCAACAGCTCACAGCAGCAGcatataaaatttattgggccTTAAGATGGACCAAATCCATTgcatcttttctttctctctcttccttatttttattgttgtatTTTTATtcgctttgtatgactaaccttatcttatttttatTAACTTTAGATGATTTCTAATAAAGTAATAGGTTAGTTTTAGTgacgggtagttagtttaaggaagactaatcATCAACCCCATAAATCTTATTATCTTCTTTTTAcattaaaactatttataacatTTAATATTTATATCTTATTCGAAATTATTGATTCGCAAAATGGTATGACTATATATCTTATCGTTTCAAGATGCCCTCAACATGTCACTACAAACTCAAATATATTTTTATAGGAAATTCATCCAAGTTGAACGTTCATGCACATTTTAAGCGTAATTAATATAACATATCTTGAATTCTATTTATAATTTTAGATTTTTCTATATTGCTAcattcatataatataatttattcaaagtttaaaattgctaaattcttttctcaaaagctattatttataaGCAAAATATCATAATTTCATACAAGTCTTATCTTGAATAGCATTTATTGTATTTTCATATAAAGTCTTAGTAATGATTaagctttattttaaatagcatttaaaaaaTCCTCTTTATGCGAGCTAGTATACTTTCtacgagtattattttaaataacattatttATTACTCTCATTTAAAGTCTAAGCagtatttataagtcttatttttaagtagcatttaaagtcctcttttgtgcaaattattatattttttgtaaatcttattttaactaacattattttcttttaaaaaactttagcaatatcttaaagtcattttctaaattttaaacattatatttaatcttaattaattaacctaagttggtcggataaccgtaagttaacggattctaaaggatgcctaaccccttccctttaggataatatagagcccttacctagaatcacactggttaagcagactactaATTGAGGTTTaattttaactttgccttagttaacctctaggtgtcctaattcaccgttaaattaattaggtggcgactccttaaaacaaaataaataggaatcaccaatatgtcatactcctaaCCTAAATTTAacttccgggttaaaatggggtgtgacattaagttttctcaaattcccaacatattttcacgaaatttgactggaaggcagacgtatcgaaaacttagccgattctatagaattttaagtgtcttgctattagccatattgagacgagcATATATCCTTGCTCCGATATCTGATTGGCTTGGTACTTATattgttagaaaggtatttctacatactacaactttcattaagagtactttcccaaattccaaactaatcaaggatttatggctgcccgaagtaggcctatcaaccattttcgcaaaacgttcaaaccttcagtttttttccactaaaactctaatgatatgagtccaaacttagttctaagatacggggtgtaacattgctggtctttaatttttggccttcgcctAAAAATCTACGGGTTCCGAGTTCAAACCCTGCTCACtgataaattttttttaaaaaaatcacaagATAAAGTTTGGATTCACAAGGAAGAATTTGCCTGCAAAACTTTACCTTAACGCAGAGTTTGCTACCTTATAACGCAGAGTTGCCTTAGTGTAGAGTTTgctgcaaactctaccttaataCCTTATAAggctaccttaaggcagagtttgccttcaggcataagaTACCTCAAAACTCTACCTtcgtttttaaaaaataaaataaaattgaatgAGCGGGAGTTTGAACATGATGCCTTGGACTGCCTAATTCTATCGCGATACCATCAAGTCTAGACAACTCAAAGAATACCTCTGGACTAACAAAAACACAATCCTCCACTATGTTATTTCTTAATCTTACCCCCAAATCTTTACTACCagttaggggtgggcgttcggtttttcggttcggttttatcaaacttcggtttggctatttcgggttcggttttttgaaggtggacaccgaacaccgaaccaaactagttcggttcggttctttcggtttcggttttttaaagttcggttcggtttcggttttttcaattcggtttttttgatgtGATATTAGAAGTGATTcccttgacactaattcatattctcaaaagcaataaaacataaaactgataaattgaaatcaaaatcaaacaaacaggatatacaagaatagaaaactataaccatgatataggattactaggtgttatatacataccgtaagaataattaagaaaacacataaaaggacatacattaatcctaaagacacatcctagttgccttccttaacatatttgattttctcaactaaAGTAGAAAATTAGGGATATAAATGCAAAAGGgggcttgttacaattgggtttttttggctttaaacttaatgggcctgaactattttaatttttttgggtaatgtaggcttaatacctagatggacccttaaacttgccatgttttgtaagataggcatataaacttataaggtgaccaaatagacacttaaacttactcaaagtgtatttttcaagtttttcagttgttttgaaaacaaaaactatatttttcaaacactcacaattttcatggccaaacaagccctaaatatatcacaaaatatttatttttttaaaatgcaaaaataaggcaaacacatatacatgagactataaatgtgcacttaaaccaataaatactcgctaatc
Above is a genomic segment from Lycium barbarum isolate Lr01 chromosome 12, ASM1917538v2, whole genome shotgun sequence containing:
- the LOC132624974 gene encoding WEB family protein At3g51220-like yields the protein MQLSDNWKMEREEGVVVRGRVEIDTRQPFRSVKEAVMLFGEKVLAGEIHARQLKEHSVQTKASDRQKQHKFGAPRVELEETKQSLQKAKEEGDFMAHCLQSLREELELTRREIQQLKTREVPQQKVPLADPDEIEELKFIEQPSSKVEVKTQTGEDDDDEIEFEKKRSVKFASPPLLTKVIDNKEDVKKEYETSPSQLKKKLKRKPLIPLIGALFSKKKGNQEN